One part of the Mesorhizobium sp. M4B.F.Ca.ET.058.02.1.1 genome encodes these proteins:
- the pdeM gene encoding ligase-associated DNA damage response endonuclease PdeM → MNFSLTRATLIAEADLIGIAGERAVCDPRGVLYFPDLRLLAVSDLHLEKGSSFARRGSLIPPYDTGATLLRLQAAIADYQPAIVISLGDSFHDGGGAERMHASFRDRLESLMAGRDWFWIAGNHDPDAPADLPGETVRELAIGSLLFRHEPSKVRVEGEISGHLHPCARIVQRGRSVRRRCFAADGGRMIMPAFGAYTGSLNVLDRAYAGLFRRETLMAYMLGAERIFAISHAMLRPG, encoded by the coding sequence ATGAATTTTTCGCTGACGCGCGCAACGCTGATCGCCGAGGCCGACCTGATCGGCATCGCCGGCGAGCGCGCCGTCTGCGACCCGCGCGGCGTGCTTTACTTCCCTGACCTGCGGCTGCTCGCGGTATCGGACCTGCATCTGGAAAAAGGCTCTTCCTTCGCCAGGCGAGGCTCGCTGATCCCGCCTTACGATACAGGTGCGACACTGCTCAGGCTGCAGGCGGCGATCGCCGACTACCAGCCGGCGATCGTCATCAGCCTGGGCGACTCTTTCCATGACGGCGGCGGCGCCGAGCGCATGCACGCGAGTTTCCGAGATCGGCTGGAAAGCCTGATGGCGGGCCGTGACTGGTTCTGGATCGCCGGCAACCACGATCCCGACGCGCCGGCCGACCTGCCCGGCGAGACCGTGCGCGAGCTAGCCATCGGCTCGCTGCTCTTCCGGCACGAGCCGTCGAAGGTGCGCGTGGAAGGCGAGATATCAGGCCATCTCCACCCTTGCGCCCGCATCGTCCAGCGCGGCCGCTCGGTGCGGCGGCGCTGCTTCGCCGCCGATGGCGGCCGCATGATCATGCCGGCCTTCGGCGCCTACACCGGCTCGCTCAACGTGCTCGACCGCGCCTATGCAGGCCTGTTCCGTCGCGAGACGCTGATGGCCTACATGCTCG